From the Temnothorax longispinosus isolate EJ_2023e chromosome 6, Tlon_JGU_v1, whole genome shotgun sequence genome, one window contains:
- the LOC139814313 gene encoding uncharacterized protein, with amino-acid sequence MSEMTSAVETQQQQYVGSSSNAEYHCKDCRLTLDSEKSLEVHLRYHHENLLKWGNKTQQEESNNNNKTGNHNSHVSANSDSVPADSSEPSSMSPSQDPTSSQQQAQQQQQQSQQQQQQQQQQPQPAIHTVLCPPYDQFRSMYNDSYMQNYVQNDQTYIMSHTYSPSQEDGQSNGGRDGYPRYNPYQQLFPSDRATSNSTSPQSPPFQCDKCGVVYEDANQLGEHMRTSHLNSPTAYPSAPQYQQLGNSPQQQGQQLHPSPPLSNQPQAGYDYNGQTIKSEMKQEQPEEQAEILDLDSHKVQTHRYEEEIMRLQQQQQHQHQHQQHQGLQMQMHHQQVMQQQSLPDQYMRGQHMPVEHGHQGSPIITSTQPMSGHQMPTGFVQQTSKAPLANQSWKSNEPRRPKTYNCTACNKWFTSSGHLKRHYNTTLHKNAVKNGKEPDPATLPITAHHHPTRENNAGHSTSGRGSGAPARSPPELSSRSPPNLMAGPSGEATGGLLHTPTTLCNNSNSSNSSNESLVVLVQQQQQQQQQQQPHLVHVGINSPVSPLVGHHQQQMGTAPQQLGLQQQQQQPHLPTGSSGQPVHHSTTSPMPPPVASHMNCPSPMALSSHPVHHMNSPPGSVHPAMTSPTAMEGTTMPHQQYPNALPPHVTVTTNPVAPLSIQAATMQLHTTGNEQDERPQHRSLPDFRTIAPVYTELQLVDQNQIQVFNVGGLKEEIIPQESFESSVPTYDLYQSMRYKTLTDEMMTLQINPNGIMQGQEYLCQNFQKINIEYNNNIVYVGQAKEDLDPNVGVPVKKQPVKKSKGTTNKRKVVQVRTTNARFISKDGCHMCIDCNKAFTKPCYLTQHNKSFHCGDKPVKCTQCGKRFSNNEQHDKHQGMHSQARKHKCEECPKVFAHKTDLKRHNCVHTGDRPFTCETCGKGFIRQDHMKKHQDTHKRKMQMNANRNAAQRYREMHNNARPPSNLQQSTESTFNIQFNDNCLNNSNL; translated from the exons ATGAGTGAAATGACGAGTGCCGTCGAAACGCAACAGCAGCAGTACGTAGGCAGTAGCTCGAATGCGGAGTATCATTGCAAGGATTGCCGTCTCACCTTGGACAGCGAGAAGAGTCTGGAAGTGCATCTGCGCTATCACCACGAAAATTTGTTAAAGTGGGGCAATAAGACACAGCAGGAGgaaagcaataataataacaagaCTGGTAATCATAATAGCCACGTGAGCGCCAACTCGGACAGCGTGCCGGCGGACTCGAGCGAGCCATCATCAATGTCGCCCTCTCAGGATCCAACATCATCGCAACAACAAGcacaacaacagcagcaacaatcacaacaacaacaacaacaacaacaacaacaaccaCAGCCTGCCATACATACAGTTCTATGTCCGCCATACGATCAATTTCGATCAATGTATAACGACAGCTACATGCAGAATTACGTGCAGAACGATCAGACATACATCATGTCTCATACCTATTCGCCATCACAGGAAGACGGTCAGAGTAACGGCGGGCGCGACGGTTATCCGCGCTATAACCCGTATCAGCAATTGTTTCCTTCGGATCGCGCGACTTCTAACTCTACCAGCCCGCAAAGCCCGCCTTTTCAATGCGACAAGTGCGGCGTCGTTTATGAGGACGCGAATCAATTAGGTGAGCACATGAGAACGAGTCATTTAAACTCGCCTACTGCGTATCCATCTGCGCCTCAGTATCAGCAGCTGGGTAACAGTCCTCAGCAGCAGGGCCAGCAGTTGCATCCGTCGCCGCCTCTCTCTAATCAACCACAAGCCGGCTACGATTACAACGGACAGACGATCAAATCCGAGATGAAGCAGGAACAGCCCGAGGAGCAAGCTGAGATTCTTGACTTGGATTCTCATAAAGTGCAAACGCACAGATACGAGGAGGAGATCATGAGGttgcaacagcagcagcaacaccAGCACCAGCACCAGCAACACCAAGGACTTCAAATGCAGATGCATCATCAACAGGTGATGCAACAGCAGTCGCTTCCG GATCAATACATGCGCGGTCAACACATGCCTGTGGAACACGGGCATCAGGGTTCGCCGATAATCACGAGCACGCAACCGATGTCGGGCCATCAGATGCCCACGGGATTCGTGCAGCAAACATCGAAAGCACCGTTGGCGAATCAATCCTGGAAAAGCAACGAGCCGCGTCGCCCAAAGACGTACAATTGCACTGCGTGCAACAAGTGGTTTACAAGCTCAGGACATCTGAAGAGGCATTATAATACTACGCTACACAAGAACGCTGTCAAAAATGGAAAAGAGCCTGATCCAGCAACTTTGCCGATCACTGCTCATCATCATCCTACTAGAGAGAATAACGCTGGTCATTCGACGAGCGGCAGAGGCAGCGGCGCTCCCGCGCGTTCTCCACCGGAGCTATCTTCACGGAGTCCCCCAAACTTGATGGCAGGTCCCTCGGGCGAGGCGACGGGGGGCCTGCTTCACACGCCCACCACGCTCTGCAACAATtccaacagcagcaacagcagcaacgaATCTTTAGTAGTCCTggtgcagcagcagcagcagcagcagcagcagcagcagccccACCTGGTTCATGTGGGAATCAATTCCCCGGTGTCGCCGCTAGTGGGACACCATCAGCAACAAATGGGTACTGCGCCTCAGCAACTGGGCCtccagcagcagcaacagcagcccCACCTGCCAACGGGTTCGTCGGGCCAGCCGGTGCATCATTCCACGACTTCGCCCATGCCCCCGCCGGTGGCATCGCACATGAATTGTCCTTCGCCAATGGCCTTATCATCCCACCCGGTTCATCACATGAACTCGCCGCCCGGGTCGGTCCATCCGGCAATGACTTCGCCCACAGCGATGGAGGGTACTACGATGCCTCATCAGCAGTACCCAAACGCCTTGCCCCCCCACGTTACAGTTACTACCAACCCGGTGGCCCCGCTGTCTATCCAAGCGGCTACCATGCAGCTACATACTACTGGTAACGAGCAAGACGAGCGGCCACAACACCGCTCGTTGCCCGATTTTAGAACTATCGCGCCGGTTTACACTGAATTACAGCTCGTAGATCAAAACCAGATACAAGTCTTTAACGTGGGGGGGCTAAAGGAGGAGATCATTCCTCAAGAGTCCTTTGAATCTTCAGTACCGACCTATGACTTATATCAGTCGATGCGTTACAAGACGTTGACCGATGAAATGATGACGTTGCAGATAAATCCAAACGGCATAATGCAAGGTCAAGAATATCTCTGCCAGAActttcagaaaattaatatcgagtataacaataatatagtGTACGTGGGACAGGCGAAGGAAGATTTGGACCCGAATGTCGGTGTGCCAGTCAAGAAACAGCCAGTCAAGAAAAGTAAAGGTACCACAAACAAGCGCAAGGTTGTTCAGGTCAGGACTACCAATGCTAGATTTATATCTAAAGACGGCTGCCACATGTGCATCGACTGCAATAAGGCCTTTACCAAACCCTGTTACTTGACGCAGCATAACAAGAGCTTTCATTGTGGCGATAAGCCTGTTAAATGCACGCAATGCGGCAAACGGTTTTCGAACAATGAGCAGCATGATAAGCATCAAGGAATGCACTCGCAAGCGAGGAAGCACAAATGCGAAGAGTGCCCAAAGGTATTCGCTCACAAAACTGACCTCAAGCGACATAATTGCGTCCACACTGGTGATAGGCCGTTTACATGTGAGACTTGCGGCAAGGGATTTATCAGGCAGGACCACATGAAGAAACATCAGGACacacacaaaagaaaaatgcagATGAACGCCAATCGAAATGCGGCCCAGCGGTACAGAGAAATGCACAACAACGCTCGACCGCCCAGCAATCTCCAACAGTCAACTGAGTCAACGTTTAACATTCAATTCAACGATAACTGCTTGAATAATAGTAACTTATAA